In Nocardia sp. NBC_00403, one DNA window encodes the following:
- a CDS encoding DUF1254 domain-containing protein produces the protein MDSQSLFLTANADTVYYLGFVDLTGGPMVVETPPASLGIFDDMWFQWIIDFGLPGPDRGAGGKYLLVPPGYDGALPDSGFHVGRSGTHRALILDRSFLQDNDPKPTADLVKSTLEIAFIADVTNHSDHSSAATVFRTPSAASRSVGPAKRCGVADPASDQCGQGDHGEDGGHTANGTVRSAIAVRSALR, from the coding sequence ATGGATTCGCAGTCGCTGTTCCTGACCGCCAACGCCGACACCGTCTACTACCTCGGCTTCGTCGACCTCACCGGCGGCCCGATGGTGGTCGAAACCCCACCGGCATCACTGGGCATCTTCGACGACATGTGGTTCCAGTGGATCATCGACTTCGGACTCCCTGGCCCCGACCGCGGCGCGGGCGGCAAGTATCTGCTCGTTCCGCCCGGCTACGATGGCGCCCTGCCCGACAGCGGCTTCCACGTCGGGCGCTCCGGAACCCATCGCGCCCTGATCCTCGACCGATCGTTCCTGCAGGACAATGACCCCAAACCCACCGCCGATCTGGTCAAGAGCACCCTTGAAATCGCCTTCATTGCGGACGTCACCAATCATTCGGATCACTCGAGCGCGGCAACAGTTTTCCGCACCCCCTCGGCAGCCTCGCGCTCGGTCGGACCGGCAAAACGGTGTGGTGTTGCGGATCCGGCCAGCGACCAGTGTGGGCAGGGTGACCACGGCGAAGACGGCGGCCATACCGCGAATGGCACTGTCCGAAGCGCTATCGCCGTTCGGTCAGCGTTGCGATGA
- a CDS encoding cytochrome P450 gives MSSTSTSTSAAVSGMPPMVTGRLRNTKRFVTDPITFLSDSMTQHGNVFQFQLVNGNMVGITHPHHIKYILQERMANFTRETQMYDILEPFAGRGLATIADHNRWRRNRRLAQPAFHHKKISALSEIMVAEIDSMCDEWAEHAHAGRTINIGEQMSHLTLRIVVRALFGLDPHGPEVTGFAHAGQKVNDELGKFVRMPLIPLKFPTPSHRRFWRAIGEMDAIVYAVIDELRDTDSDGLLSMLMNATEADTNSKLTDRELRDEVVTMLFAGHETSSSALTSAMLLLQLHPEVRQRLCDDVDSALPGRHATMTDLPALSYGKQVLEEALRLKPPVWMGQRRADEDDEIGGYHIPAGTSVLFSYYHAHRNPECWDQPDTFDPDRFTPDAVAARDRNVYLPFGAGGHLCIGNAFAMMEMQLALSTIVRRFELTIENPDLTPTSALTLNTKFPVIATLTERR, from the coding sequence ATGTCGTCCACGTCCACGTCCACGTCCGCCGCCGTCAGTGGGATGCCCCCGATGGTCACGGGCCGCCTCCGCAATACCAAGCGCTTCGTTACCGACCCGATTACGTTTCTCTCCGACTCTATGACCCAGCACGGCAACGTCTTTCAGTTCCAACTGGTCAACGGAAACATGGTCGGGATCACCCATCCCCACCACATCAAGTACATCTTGCAGGAACGCATGGCGAACTTCACCCGCGAGACCCAGATGTACGACATCTTGGAACCGTTCGCGGGGCGCGGACTGGCGACCATCGCCGACCACAACCGGTGGCGACGCAACCGGCGCCTCGCCCAACCCGCCTTTCACCACAAGAAGATCAGTGCGCTCAGCGAGATCATGGTGGCCGAGATCGACTCCATGTGCGACGAGTGGGCCGAACATGCCCACGCCGGACGGACGATCAACATCGGCGAGCAGATGAGCCACCTCACGTTGCGGATCGTGGTGCGGGCGCTGTTCGGATTGGATCCCCACGGCCCGGAGGTCACCGGCTTCGCCCACGCGGGGCAGAAAGTGAACGACGAATTGGGGAAGTTCGTGCGGATGCCCTTGATCCCCTTGAAGTTTCCGACGCCGAGCCACCGCCGCTTCTGGCGGGCGATCGGCGAGATGGATGCCATCGTCTACGCGGTGATCGACGAGTTGCGCGACACTGACAGCGATGGCCTGCTGTCTATGCTCATGAACGCCACGGAAGCTGATACCAACTCGAAACTCACCGACAGGGAGCTGCGCGACGAGGTCGTCACCATGCTCTTCGCCGGTCACGAGACCAGCTCCTCGGCCCTTACATCAGCCATGCTATTGCTGCAATTGCATCCGGAGGTGCGTCAGCGGCTGTGCGATGACGTTGACAGCGCGTTGCCCGGCCGGCACGCCACCATGACCGACCTGCCCGCGCTGTCCTACGGCAAGCAGGTGCTGGAGGAGGCGTTGCGGCTCAAGCCGCCGGTATGGATGGGACAACGTCGCGCCGACGAGGACGATGAGATCGGGGGCTACCACATCCCGGCTGGCACTTCGGTGCTGTTCAGCTACTACCACGCACACCGCAACCCCGAGTGTTGGGATCAGCCTGACACCTTCGACCCAGACCGCTTCACCCCCGACGCGGTCGCCGCCCGTGACCGGAACGTGTACCTGCCCTTCGGCGCAGGCGGACACCTCTGCATCGGGAACGCGTTCGCGATGATGGAGATGCAGCTGGCGCTCTCGACCATCGTCAGGCGGTTCGAGCTGACCATCGAGAACCCGGACCTCACCCCGACTTCCGCGCTAACCCTCAACACCAAGTTCCCGGTCATCGCAACGCTGACCGAACGGCGATAG
- a CDS encoding NAD-dependent epimerase/dehydratase family protein: MRVLLTGAAGFIGSHVHSGLSAAGHEVVAVDAMLSAAHGPAAAVPHGVRHVDVRNPDTLDVLLRGIDVVCHQAAVVGAGVSAQDAPGYASHNDFGTAVVLAAMDRAGCRKLVLASSMVVYGEGRYYGEQCGAVEVGVRRRADLDAGIFDHRCQETGELLTWGSVGEDAPLRPRSLYAASKLAQENYAAAWATATGACVTALRYHNVYGDGMPRDTPYSGVAAIFRSSLEAGQAPQVYEDGRQTRDFVDVTDVAAANLAAVQQPLPGFVALNISSGRPITIGEVASALAIARGGPDPVVTGRYRAADVRHIVADPDRARRILGFVAQVDPIEGLTRFASAPLRAAAGVGAPTV; encoded by the coding sequence GTGCGAGTACTGCTGACAGGTGCCGCCGGCTTCATCGGGTCCCATGTCCACAGTGGCCTGTCGGCGGCGGGCCACGAGGTGGTTGCCGTGGATGCGATGCTTTCCGCCGCGCACGGACCCGCTGCTGCTGTTCCGCATGGTGTGCGGCATGTGGACGTACGCAACCCTGACACCTTGGATGTGTTGCTGCGCGGCATCGACGTCGTATGCCATCAGGCCGCGGTCGTCGGAGCCGGCGTGAGCGCGCAGGATGCCCCGGGGTATGCCAGTCACAACGACTTCGGCACGGCGGTGGTGCTTGCGGCGATGGACCGGGCCGGGTGCCGCAAGCTGGTGCTCGCGTCGTCGATGGTCGTGTACGGCGAAGGCCGCTACTACGGCGAGCAATGTGGCGCTGTGGAAGTCGGCGTCCGCCGACGAGCGGACCTCGACGCGGGGATTTTCGATCATCGCTGCCAGGAGACCGGGGAGCTGCTCACGTGGGGTTCCGTCGGCGAGGATGCGCCCTTGCGACCACGAAGTCTGTATGCGGCAAGCAAACTGGCGCAAGAGAATTACGCGGCGGCCTGGGCGACCGCGACCGGTGCCTGCGTCACCGCGCTGCGGTATCACAACGTTTACGGCGACGGGATGCCGCGGGACACACCGTATTCCGGGGTCGCTGCGATATTCCGGTCGTCGCTAGAGGCGGGGCAGGCGCCGCAGGTGTACGAGGATGGTAGGCAGACCAGGGATTTCGTGGATGTCACCGATGTTGCCGCGGCGAACCTCGCTGCCGTGCAACAGCCGCTGCCGGGTTTCGTCGCGCTCAACATCTCCTCGGGCCGCCCGATCACGATTGGCGAAGTCGCCTCGGCGCTGGCCATCGCGCGTGGTGGCCCGGATCCTGTAGTCACCGGGCGGTACCGCGCCGCTGACGTCCGGCATATCGTGGCCGACCCTGATAGGGCAAGGCGCATTTTGGGGTTCGTCGCTCAGGTCGATCCGATCGAGGGCCTCACCCGGTTCGCGTCCGCGCCGCTGCGGGCCGCCGCCGGAGTCGGGGCACCGACGGTGTAG
- a CDS encoding sensor histidine kinase: MPEDATQLIAYALACSVPVVVIGALILRATSNRSLTTSMAVLVLIPTLSTLAGIIGVSGLMFTHELQRTAIVLAVVAAVTVPAAVVLGREQARKTVWEKQIREQERAAEHSRRELVAWVSHDLRTPLAGIRAMAEALSDGVVTDRPDVMRYAEQIGIETDRLSRMVDDLFEMSKINAGALRLELEPVDLRELIDEVLAANRPTAERARVALRVEQPDSQIVVAASDHALGRVLTNLVSNAIAHTPPGGRVAISAGTGDGHAWARVEDTGPGIAEQDLPRIFEVAYRGTAARSPVAAEGVPTGSGMGLAIAAGLVEAHHGDITAENRDQGCRFEIRLPLPES; the protein is encoded by the coding sequence ATGCCTGAGGACGCCACCCAGCTCATCGCTTACGCACTGGCCTGTTCGGTGCCGGTAGTCGTGATCGGCGCCCTGATTCTGCGCGCAACCAGCAACCGCTCCCTGACCACCAGCATGGCCGTGCTCGTGCTGATCCCGACCCTCTCGACGCTCGCGGGCATTATCGGCGTCAGTGGATTGATGTTCACCCATGAACTTCAGCGCACCGCCATCGTCCTTGCCGTCGTCGCAGCAGTGACGGTACCTGCGGCAGTAGTGCTCGGCCGCGAACAAGCACGAAAAACCGTCTGGGAAAAGCAGATCCGCGAACAAGAACGAGCCGCCGAACACTCCCGACGAGAACTCGTCGCCTGGGTCAGCCATGACCTGCGGACACCGCTGGCCGGTATCCGCGCGATGGCCGAAGCGCTGTCGGACGGTGTCGTCACCGACAGGCCCGATGTCATGCGCTACGCCGAACAGATAGGCATCGAAACCGACCGACTCTCACGGATGGTCGACGACCTGTTCGAGATGTCCAAGATCAACGCGGGCGCACTACGGCTCGAACTGGAGCCGGTGGATCTGCGCGAGCTGATCGACGAAGTACTCGCCGCGAATCGCCCGACCGCCGAACGCGCGCGGGTGGCACTGCGTGTGGAGCAACCCGATTCGCAGATCGTGGTGGCCGCGAGTGACCATGCGCTCGGTCGTGTCCTGACCAACCTCGTCTCCAACGCCATCGCCCACACCCCGCCCGGCGGCCGGGTCGCGATCTCCGCGGGCACCGGCGACGGCCACGCCTGGGCCCGTGTCGAGGACACCGGCCCGGGGATCGCGGAGCAGGACCTGCCGCGTATTTTCGAGGTCGCCTACCGCGGCACCGCCGCACGCTCCCCGGTCGCTGCCGAGGGTGTCCCCACTGGCAGCGGCATGGGGCTGGCCATCGCGGCCGGGCTGGTCGAAGCCCACCACGGCGACATCACCGCCGAAAACCGGGACCAGGGTTGCCGTTTCGAGATCCGGCTACCGCTGCCCGAGAGCTGA
- a CDS encoding response regulator transcription factor encodes MCILIADDDPVVRDVVRRYLERDGHTVIETADGPATSAALADTGEREIELAVLDVMMPAPDGIDICREVRSGPRPHTPIILLTALGDEDDRVLGLEAGADDYVTKPFSPRELALRVSSVLRRSQQQPDTEQAILRDGAIEVRTALRLALIDRMPVELTPREFDLLVFLLRNPRRVFSREELLAQVWGWDFGDLSTVTVHIKRLRAKLGCRHRIETVWGRGYAWARNRAETGGR; translated from the coding sequence ATGTGCATTCTGATCGCAGACGACGACCCCGTAGTTCGAGACGTGGTGCGACGCTACCTCGAACGCGACGGGCACACGGTCATCGAAACCGCTGACGGCCCCGCCACATCGGCCGCGCTGGCCGACACCGGTGAGCGCGAAATCGAGCTCGCCGTGCTCGATGTGATGATGCCGGCACCCGACGGCATCGATATCTGCCGCGAAGTGCGGTCCGGACCACGCCCGCACACACCGATTATCCTGCTCACCGCGCTCGGCGACGAGGACGATCGGGTCCTGGGCCTGGAGGCCGGGGCCGACGACTATGTCACCAAGCCGTTCAGTCCGCGCGAGCTTGCACTGCGGGTCTCCTCCGTGCTGCGCAGATCACAGCAACAACCGGACACCGAGCAAGCCATCCTGCGCGACGGGGCTATCGAGGTGCGCACGGCATTGCGGCTGGCGCTCATCGACCGGATGCCGGTCGAGCTGACCCCGCGTGAGTTCGACCTGCTGGTATTTCTCCTTCGCAATCCGCGACGGGTGTTCAGCCGCGAGGAGCTGCTCGCGCAGGTCTGGGGCTGGGACTTCGGCGACTTGTCCACCGTCACAGTGCATATCAAGCGGCTACGCGCCAAACTCGGCTGTCGGCACCGCATCGAAACGGTGTGGGGACGCGGGTATGCGTGGGCACGCAATCGCGCCGAGACCGGCGGTCGGTGA
- a CDS encoding glycosyltransferase family 2 protein: MTNALDNPGGVTVVIPCRDEAEALPDVLAAMPAGYHVLVVDNGSTDATAAVARVRGARVVSEDRPGYGAAVQAGIAAATTELVAVLDGDGSMDPGELPGLVDLMHSGADLAVGRRVPVESGVWPWHARLGNRLIARRLRRKYGLPVHDIAAMRVARRTAMLSLGPLHNRCGYPLELLIGAAGAGWKIVERDISYRPRTGGISKVSGSWRGSLHATRDFLAVLR, translated from the coding sequence ATGACAAATGCGCTGGACAATCCGGGCGGAGTCACCGTGGTGATCCCATGCCGGGACGAAGCTGAAGCATTGCCGGACGTGTTGGCGGCCATGCCGGCCGGCTACCACGTGCTGGTCGTCGACAACGGCTCGACCGATGCGACGGCGGCGGTGGCCAGGGTTCGCGGGGCGAGGGTCGTGTCCGAAGACCGGCCGGGATACGGTGCCGCGGTCCAAGCCGGGATCGCCGCAGCGACCACTGAGCTGGTCGCGGTCCTCGACGGCGACGGCTCGATGGACCCCGGCGAGTTGCCGGGACTTGTCGACCTGATGCACAGCGGCGCCGACCTCGCGGTAGGTCGGCGTGTCCCGGTGGAATCCGGTGTCTGGCCGTGGCACGCGCGCCTGGGCAACCGGCTGATAGCGCGTCGGCTGCGCCGCAAGTACGGACTGCCCGTGCATGATATCGCCGCGATGCGGGTGGCCCGCCGGACGGCGATGTTGTCGCTCGGGCCGTTGCACAATCGCTGCGGGTACCCCCTCGAGCTGCTCATCGGCGCAGCAGGAGCGGGCTGGAAAATCGTTGAGCGCGACATCAGTTACCGGCCGCGTACCGGAGGGATCTCCAAAGTGTCCGGTTCATGGCGCGGATCCCTGCACGCCACCCGCGACTTCCTGGCGGTCCTCCGATGA
- a CDS encoding TIGR04282 family arsenosugar biosynthesis glycosyltransferase has protein sequence MTVCDATTQQVTLLVIAKAPIAGYAKTRLTPPLTPQEAAEVAAASLLDTLDSVLHSCVAHRVVAFTGDLAAAERREKLARALGEFEIVPQRGASFGTRLANAHADAARHGLPVLQIGMDTPQVGAEVLTRAARDLIACDDSVLGPAEDGGWWALGLSMPQAARTLIDVPMSTARTGHLTRKALQYCGNRVQMLPTFADVDTFDDALRVAATTDGSFAEVMAELRHRSVALR, from the coding sequence ATGACCGTGTGCGACGCGACCACGCAGCAGGTGACCCTGCTGGTGATCGCGAAGGCGCCGATCGCCGGTTATGCCAAGACCCGGCTGACGCCGCCGTTGACGCCGCAGGAGGCGGCCGAGGTCGCGGCGGCCTCGTTGCTCGACACGCTCGATTCGGTACTGCACAGCTGTGTCGCCCATCGCGTGGTTGCGTTCACCGGGGATCTGGCCGCCGCGGAACGGCGGGAGAAATTGGCAAGGGCACTGGGCGAATTCGAGATCGTGCCGCAGCGCGGAGCGAGCTTCGGCACACGGCTGGCCAACGCGCACGCTGACGCCGCCCGCCACGGGCTGCCCGTACTGCAGATCGGGATGGATACCCCACAGGTCGGTGCCGAGGTATTGACCCGAGCAGCCCGCGACCTGATCGCCTGCGACGACTCCGTGCTCGGCCCTGCCGAGGACGGTGGCTGGTGGGCACTCGGTCTGTCCATGCCGCAGGCCGCACGAACTCTCATCGACGTGCCGATGTCGACCGCACGAACTGGACATCTGACCCGGAAAGCTTTGCAGTACTGCGGTAATCGAGTGCAGATGCTTCCTACATTCGCCGACGTGGACACCTTCGACGACGCACTGCGGGTGGCCGCCACCACCGATGGGTCCTTTGCCGAGGTCATGGCTGAGCTGCGCCATCGAAGTGTGGCGCTGCGATGA
- a CDS encoding class I SAM-dependent methyltransferase: protein MSTMDTELFDEALTGADCWVRTADGPRRRLPARQWLGMADADFANRYADTALTCCCDGPTIDIGCGPGRLVAALLRRGVVALGVDISPMAVEVSRFRGAPALRRDLFGPLPGSGRWAYAILADGNIGIGGDPIRILTRAKNLLARDGVAIVEFARPGTGMVTRTIRLETRTRAGEWFPWARVGIDLVDEVAAAAELRVLATANVYGRHIAWLHRGETPTSRTPPR, encoded by the coding sequence ATGAGCACGATGGACACCGAACTGTTCGACGAGGCGCTGACCGGTGCGGACTGCTGGGTGCGCACCGCCGACGGGCCCCGGCGTCGACTACCCGCCCGGCAGTGGCTGGGGATGGCCGACGCCGACTTCGCCAACCGGTACGCAGACACCGCGCTGACCTGTTGTTGTGACGGTCCGACCATCGACATCGGCTGCGGACCCGGGCGTCTGGTGGCCGCGCTGCTGCGGCGTGGTGTCGTCGCACTCGGGGTCGATATCTCGCCCATGGCAGTCGAGGTCAGTCGGTTCCGCGGTGCTCCCGCGCTTCGACGGGATCTGTTCGGGCCGCTGCCGGGCTCGGGGCGGTGGGCATATGCGATCCTGGCCGACGGCAACATCGGCATCGGCGGCGACCCGATTCGCATCCTGACCCGCGCCAAGAACCTCCTCGCCCGCGACGGAGTCGCGATCGTCGAATTCGCAAGACCCGGAACCGGAATGGTGACTCGTACCATCCGACTGGAGACGCGAACCCGAGCCGGGGAATGGTTCCCATGGGCGCGCGTCGGCATCGACCTCGTCGACGAGGTCGCCGCTGCTGCCGAGCTGCGTGTGCTGGCCACCGCGAACGTCTACGGTCGGCACATCGCTTGGCTGCATCGCGGCGAAACTCCCACGTCGAGGACGCCGCCGCGATGA
- a CDS encoding molybdopterin-dependent oxidoreductase, whose product MNTRTSTGAGSSTARGPEIVARVGIALGAAVLVCFVTGLLSHWIQHPPHWFWWPANPAWLYRLTQGLHVISGVAAIPLLLVKLWAVYPRLFQRPLIGPPLRALERGSIALLVGATIFQLSTGLLNTAQYYPWKFFFPTTHYAMAYVVVGALAVHLAVKLPVIRKALSRPVDSDPDTPSASPADTSGHHRVSRRVVLVAAGLSATAATLAVAGQTVPFLRWAAVLAPRSGQGPQGVPVNRSAKAAGISEHARALDYRLTVIVGDQRRGFSRAELLALPQASARLPIACVEGWSASADWSGVRLRDLLAAVGAYRGGDVRFTSLERGGLYNSSLLPQRHAVDTNTLVALSLNGETLDLDHGYPCRLIAPNRPGVLQTKWLSAIEVLT is encoded by the coding sequence ATGAACACGCGGACCAGCACAGGCGCAGGTTCCTCGACCGCACGTGGACCTGAGATCGTTGCCAGAGTCGGTATCGCGCTCGGAGCGGCCGTGCTCGTGTGCTTCGTGACCGGACTGCTCAGCCATTGGATCCAACATCCACCCCATTGGTTCTGGTGGCCCGCGAACCCGGCATGGCTGTATCGACTCACCCAGGGTCTGCATGTGATCTCGGGAGTAGCGGCGATCCCGTTATTGCTGGTGAAGCTGTGGGCGGTGTACCCGAGGCTGTTCCAGCGGCCGCTGATCGGACCACCCTTGCGTGCGCTCGAACGCGGCTCGATCGCCCTGCTGGTGGGGGCGACGATCTTCCAACTGTCGACCGGGCTGCTGAACACCGCGCAGTACTACCCATGGAAGTTCTTCTTCCCCACCACCCACTATGCGATGGCCTACGTCGTGGTCGGCGCACTGGCGGTGCACCTGGCCGTCAAGCTGCCGGTGATACGAAAGGCATTGAGCCGTCCAGTCGACTCCGATCCAGACACCCCGAGCGCATCGCCCGCGGATACCTCTGGACACCACCGAGTTTCACGCCGCGTGGTGCTGGTTGCCGCAGGGTTGTCAGCGACTGCCGCGACCCTGGCCGTTGCCGGTCAGACGGTGCCATTCCTGCGGTGGGCCGCGGTCCTGGCACCACGCAGTGGGCAAGGGCCGCAGGGAGTTCCGGTCAACCGTTCCGCGAAGGCGGCCGGGATCAGTGAACACGCCCGTGCGCTCGACTACCGGTTGACCGTCATAGTCGGTGACCAGCGGCGCGGCTTCAGCCGAGCCGAGTTACTCGCACTGCCCCAGGCCAGCGCTCGACTTCCGATCGCCTGCGTCGAAGGCTGGAGCGCCTCGGCCGACTGGTCCGGCGTCCGCCTGCGTGACCTGCTCGCCGCAGTCGGTGCCTACCGTGGTGGCGATGTCCGTTTCACCTCACTCGAACGTGGCGGCCTCTACAACAGTTCGCTTCTCCCGCAACGACATGCGGTCGACACCAACACCCTGGTGGCTTTGTCGCTGAACGGTGAAACCCTTGATCTCGACCACGGGTATCCCTGCCGCTTGATCGCTCCCAACCGCCCTGGCGTGCTGCAGACGAAATGGCTGTCCGCGATCGAGGTGCTGACATGA
- a CDS encoding TetR/AcrR family transcriptional regulator, translating into MSTETTTFRRGRPRSERARQAILEATVDLLLERGLTAMSMDAVAAVAGVSKATIYRWWPTKETLAMDALYQEWATSPSAADTGSLRQDLRHLLYPWAALAARRPYGRALAGLLAEVRMKPDFALEYRTRFVEHRRDQGQLILQRAIARGEIPADTRIEVTLDLLYGPVYHRMLHGHAPIDEAFVGEVIRTVLDGIRPRPHDSGAAAP; encoded by the coding sequence ATGAGCACTGAAACCACAACGTTCCGGCGTGGACGGCCGCGCAGCGAGAGGGCGCGCCAGGCCATCCTGGAAGCAACCGTAGATCTTCTGCTCGAACGCGGACTGACCGCCATGAGCATGGACGCGGTCGCAGCGGTGGCCGGAGTCAGCAAGGCGACCATCTACCGCTGGTGGCCGACCAAGGAGACCCTCGCCATGGACGCTCTATATCAGGAGTGGGCCACGAGTCCGTCCGCCGCCGACACCGGATCGCTGCGACAAGACCTGCGACACCTGCTGTACCCATGGGCGGCACTGGCGGCGCGCCGCCCATATGGCCGCGCCCTCGCAGGCCTGCTCGCCGAGGTGCGGATGAAGCCGGACTTCGCCCTCGAGTACCGGACCCGTTTCGTCGAACACCGCCGAGACCAGGGGCAACTGATCCTGCAACGGGCCATCGCCCGCGGCGAGATACCCGCCGACACCAGGATCGAAGTCACACTGGACCTGCTTTACGGCCCGGTCTATCACCGGATGCTGCATGGCCACGCCCCCATCGACGAGGCCTTCGTGGGCGAAGTCATCCGCACCGTGCTCGACGGAATCAGACCCAGACCCCACGATTCCGGTGCGGCGGCGCCGTAA
- a CDS encoding cupin domain-containing protein: MAKGSDESAADGDNASTGNADRMNRRTALGAGAVALGAGAVGAGAVVAATGFGAEPEHLPVAAEVDNNLARSSHLFKLTSSEKDEYNGGYLQGATEESFPVLLGQQGAVYFVRLEVGGMREPHWHPTAWELNFIVSGRAKWTILGTHPGGAYRNDVFEADQGDLVFAPQGYFHYFENAHTDMPLEVLIVFNTSAKEPNDDIGIVGALNSLPRDVLATAFGIPVSAFDQVPYEMKPVVITRRR, from the coding sequence ATGGCAAAGGGGTCGGATGAATCGGCAGCGGACGGCGACAACGCCAGCACCGGCAACGCTGATCGGATGAACCGTCGCACCGCGCTCGGCGCGGGTGCGGTCGCGCTCGGAGCCGGTGCCGTCGGCGCGGGAGCGGTGGTCGCGGCCACCGGCTTCGGTGCTGAACCCGAGCATCTGCCGGTAGCCGCTGAGGTCGACAACAACCTCGCTCGGTCCTCGCATCTGTTCAAACTCACCTCGTCGGAAAAGGACGAATACAACGGTGGCTATCTGCAGGGGGCGACCGAGGAGAGCTTTCCGGTACTGCTGGGCCAGCAGGGGGCGGTGTACTTCGTCCGGCTCGAGGTGGGCGGCATGCGGGAGCCGCACTGGCACCCGACCGCATGGGAGTTGAATTTCATAGTCTCTGGTCGGGCGAAATGGACCATCCTCGGCACTCATCCAGGCGGCGCCTACCGCAACGACGTCTTCGAAGCAGATCAAGGTGACCTGGTCTTCGCGCCGCAGGGCTATTTCCACTACTTCGAGAACGCCCACACCGACATGCCGCTGGAGGTGCTGATCGTCTTCAACACCAGCGCAAAAGAACCCAACGACGACATCGGCATCGTCGGCGCGCTCAACTCGTTGCCTCGTGACGTGCTCGCCACCGCCTTCGGGATTCCGGTTTCCGCCTTTGACCAGGTGCCGTATGAGATGAAGCCGGTCGTGATCACCCGTCGTCGGTAG
- a CDS encoding ester cyclase: MAGNEVSTDAKAVVRRNTELVQGGGDFALFEDLFADDFIDHTPQPGTTPDKDGVRKLYGALRRAFPDFSASIHWQTVEGEVVTTFKTYSGTHRGEFLGVAPTGRRVEFETVDAMRVREGKITEHWGVANLFSAMQQIGAVPPIESA; encoded by the coding sequence ATGGCTGGGAACGAAGTGTCGACAGATGCAAAAGCCGTGGTTCGCCGTAACACCGAGCTGGTGCAGGGCGGTGGGGATTTCGCGCTCTTCGAGGACCTTTTCGCCGACGACTTCATTGATCACACACCGCAGCCTGGCACGACGCCCGACAAGGACGGTGTGCGGAAGCTGTATGGGGCATTGCGCCGCGCTTTCCCCGACTTCTCTGCCAGCATCCATTGGCAGACCGTCGAGGGTGAGGTGGTGACCACCTTCAAGACGTACTCCGGAACACACCGTGGCGAGTTCCTCGGTGTGGCCCCCACCGGCCGCCGTGTCGAGTTCGAGACGGTCGATGCGATGCGTGTGCGCGAGGGGAAGATTACCGAGCATTGGGGCGTGGCGAATCTGTTCTCGGCAATGCAGCAGATCGGCGCAGTGCCCCCCATCGAATCGGCATGA